A stretch of Methanosphaerula palustris E1-9c DNA encodes these proteins:
- the hdrB gene encoding CoB--CoM heterodisulfide reductase subunit B, which yields MHTYAFYLGCIAPNRYPGSEAAAIRTSKNLGIDLVPLKGASCCPAPGAFGSIDINVWYAMAARNIVLAEQMKMDIALICNGCYKSIYEVNEKLKHDTVMRDAVNEVLAEVDMEFKGTIDVYHLGELLYDPKICGVDKIRDSVKIPLTGTKVAAHYGCHLIKPKKERHLGSTENPMWVEELIEALGAEGVQYRNKMQCCGAGGGVRGYDLVHALDITNEKLTNMAEVGADAVTDLCPFCQLQFDRGQIEIQEKFGKSYNIPVFHYSELLGLAQGMSPQELALDLHAISCEPYLKKVL from the coding sequence ATGCATACATATGCTTTTTATCTCGGATGTATCGCGCCGAACAGGTACCCCGGTAGTGAAGCGGCTGCAATTCGTACGAGCAAGAATCTTGGTATCGACCTTGTTCCGCTCAAGGGTGCGAGCTGTTGCCCAGCACCGGGTGCATTTGGATCTATCGATATCAATGTATGGTACGCCATGGCAGCACGGAACATCGTGCTCGCCGAGCAGATGAAGATGGACATTGCCCTGATCTGCAATGGCTGCTACAAGTCCATCTATGAGGTGAACGAGAAGCTGAAGCACGACACAGTGATGCGTGATGCGGTCAACGAAGTGCTCGCAGAGGTGGATATGGAGTTCAAGGGGACGATTGATGTCTATCACCTTGGCGAACTGCTCTATGATCCAAAGATCTGCGGTGTCGATAAGATCCGCGACTCGGTCAAGATTCCGCTGACCGGTACAAAGGTCGCTGCTCACTACGGATGCCACCTGATCAAGCCGAAGAAGGAACGTCATCTCGGGTCAACTGAGAACCCCATGTGGGTCGAGGAACTGATCGAAGCACTCGGTGCCGAAGGGGTCCAGTACAGAAATAAGATGCAGTGCTGTGGTGCCGGCGGCGGTGTCCGTGGGTACGACCTTGTTCATGCGCTTGATATCACCAACGAGAAATTGACAAACATGGCGGAAGTGGGTGCCGACGCTGTCACCGATCTCTGTCCATTCTGCCAGCTCCAGTTCGACCGTGGACAGATCGAGATCCAGGAGAAGTTCGGGAAGTCTTATAATATTCCGGTCTTCCACTACTCAGAACTGCTCGGGCTTGCCCAGGGAATGAGCCCCCAGGAACTGGCGCTCGACCTGCATGCGATCAGCTGTGAACCGTACTTGAAAAAGGTCCTCTAA
- a CDS encoding CoB--CoM heterodisulfide reductase iron-sulfur subunit A family protein: protein MVEDKKNQEPRIGVFLCHCGTNIAGSLSIDDVQAYAQTLPHVAHVDNYQYMCSTPGQSKIKDAIKEYNLTGIVVAACTPRLHEPTFRIATKEGGLNPFRFEMANIRDQNSWVHMHDHEGATEKAKDQVRIAVAKAALLEDLYPKSVPVEKAAMVVGGGVAGMQAALDLAAAGIKTYLVEKEPSIGGRMSQLDKTFPTLDCSQCILSPKMVDVGRAENIDLYTCAEIEEVEGYIGNFDVTIRRKARGVLTPKEAEAKGIVGGGCTGCGDCTSVCPVVKPNVFEMGMAPRKAIYINHPQVVPLIYKIDFDSCVKCGLCVEACGTKQAVDLEMQDELVKVKVGTVILALGYELFPIEKKEEWGYRRYDNVITGLEFERLICASGPTGGHLIRPSDGKTPMKVGFVLCAGSRDNTGVGKPYCSRFCCMYSLKHAHQITEKIPGAIPYIFYMDIRSFGKMYEEFYYRIQNEGAKFIRGRVANIQEDPLTKNLHVFAEDTLLGEPMDMEVDLVVLASAVQPTDMTEKTRRLFGVSCSQDGWLLEAHPKLNPCGTTTAGVFLAGVCQGPKDIPDTVASAEGAASAASIPIHMGQVELEPYFAMCIEEKCAGCGMCVNLCPYSALALVEKDGRTVMQVTEAKCKGCGTCGGFCPGGAIWMNHFTSPQILSQIDSFLVGGEQ, encoded by the coding sequence ATGGTAGAAGACAAGAAAAATCAAGAACCCAGAATTGGGGTGTTCCTGTGTCACTGTGGTACAAATATTGCAGGTTCGCTCTCTATTGATGATGTGCAGGCATATGCACAGACCCTCCCCCACGTAGCCCACGTAGATAACTATCAGTATATGTGCTCGACCCCGGGGCAGTCCAAGATCAAAGATGCGATCAAGGAATACAATCTGACCGGAATTGTGGTCGCAGCCTGTACACCACGTCTCCATGAGCCGACGTTCCGGATTGCCACTAAGGAGGGTGGACTGAACCCGTTTAGATTCGAGATGGCGAACATTCGGGATCAGAACTCATGGGTGCACATGCACGACCATGAGGGAGCCACCGAGAAGGCCAAGGACCAGGTCCGGATCGCGGTCGCCAAGGCAGCGCTCCTTGAGGATCTCTATCCAAAGTCGGTACCGGTGGAGAAGGCTGCGATGGTCGTTGGTGGAGGGGTTGCAGGAATGCAGGCCGCACTCGACCTCGCCGCAGCAGGGATCAAGACCTACCTGGTCGAGAAGGAACCGTCGATTGGTGGACGTATGTCCCAGCTCGACAAGACCTTCCCAACCCTGGACTGCTCGCAGTGTATCCTCTCCCCAAAGATGGTGGATGTTGGGAGAGCCGAGAACATCGATCTGTATACCTGTGCAGAGATCGAGGAAGTCGAAGGTTACATAGGTAACTTCGACGTGACGATCCGCCGGAAGGCCCGTGGTGTGCTCACACCCAAGGAGGCAGAGGCAAAGGGGATCGTCGGCGGTGGCTGCACCGGTTGCGGTGACTGCACCTCGGTTTGCCCAGTCGTGAAGCCGAACGTCTTTGAGATGGGGATGGCTCCACGGAAAGCGATCTATATCAACCACCCCCAGGTGGTTCCACTGATCTATAAGATCGACTTCGATTCGTGTGTGAAGTGCGGCCTCTGCGTAGAGGCATGTGGCACCAAGCAGGCCGTCGACCTTGAGATGCAGGACGAACTGGTCAAGGTGAAGGTCGGAACCGTCATTCTCGCACTCGGGTATGAACTCTTCCCGATCGAGAAGAAGGAAGAGTGGGGATACAGGCGTTACGACAACGTCATCACCGGTCTTGAGTTCGAGCGGCTGATCTGTGCCTCAGGTCCGACTGGCGGTCATCTGATCCGTCCGAGCGACGGCAAGACTCCGATGAAGGTTGGATTCGTTCTCTGTGCGGGGTCACGAGACAACACCGGCGTCGGCAAGCCATACTGCTCCAGATTCTGCTGCATGTATTCGCTCAAGCATGCCCACCAGATTACCGAGAAGATCCCGGGTGCAATTCCTTACATATTCTACATGGATATTCGATCCTTTGGGAAGATGTATGAGGAGTTCTACTACCGTATCCAGAACGAGGGTGCCAAGTTCATCAGAGGGCGTGTCGCCAACATCCAGGAGGATCCACTGACCAAGAACCTGCATGTCTTTGCTGAGGATACTCTCCTCGGTGAACCGATGGATATGGAGGTCGACCTGGTCGTGCTCGCCTCGGCTGTTCAGCCGACCGATATGACCGAAAAGACCAGGAGACTCTTTGGGGTCTCCTGTTCGCAGGACGGATGGCTCCTTGAAGCACATCCGAAATTGAACCCGTGCGGGACCACCACGGCAGGGGTCTTCCTTGCAGGGGTCTGCCAGGGACCGAAGGATATTCCTGACACTGTAGCATCTGCAGAAGGCGCTGCCTCTGCGGCATCGATTCCGATCCACATGGGGCAGGTCGAGCTCGAGCCCTACTTCGCCATGTGCATCGAAGAGAAGTGCGCAGGTTGCGGTATGTGTGTGAACCTCTGCCCCTACTCGGCCCTCGCGCTCGTCGAGAAGGACGGTCGGACTGTCATGCAGGTCACAGAAGCCAAGTGCAAGGGATGCGGGACCTGTGGTGGATTCTGCCCTGGTGGAGCAATCTGGATGAACCATTTCACCTCTCCGCAGATCCTTTCGCAGATCGATTCGTTCCTTGTTGGAGGTGAGCAATAA